The genomic interval ATGAAAATCCACCCTTTAGCTTTGTCCAATATACACACATCCACCCAACCAAACCTTTCATTTCAGACTCggtgtttgtttttctatttgCGTCGGCTAAAGTCTCCCACAGAATCTGTTTAtcccccacttctctctcctttttcttttTCCGTCATCTGGGATCTATTTTCCCTTTGTTGCCTGTCAAAATGCCAAGTCAGAGGTTGAAGACGAGGTGACTCATGTCATTTGTCTGTCTTTCCTCTGCCTGTTTAGATGCAGCCCTTTCAGCCATGGAAATCTGAATGTCCTGGACCCCATctggtgttctgttctgttctcccctgctctctacTCGGGAACAAAGAACATCTCAGACAGCAGAAACACATTATTATTTCAACTAAGTAATGCCCAGGCTAGTATCACAGTGTACCGTTTTTTGTTTAcatgaaaaaaatgtatattaatgTTTGTGTGTGAACTTATGTTGCCTTCCTTGCCTGGCATATGCTGTGTGGGACCATTTTATGAGAGGAACATATGAGGCCCAATGACTGAATGTTGCTCTGCTCAGGATGGTGAAGTTGAACTGAAGCTGTTATAAATCGACAAAGCCTGAACCCAACAGTGAGACGCTGGAAAACGGACATGCCATGAGTTCTGATATGGAGTGTGGTAATGAACTCCAGAGGATGATTATACTCATTGGATATTTTGCACCTACGCCTCAAGACCACAAGGGTTTCAATTCTTTAACGCCGGTTCTCTATGACAAGAACCAGGATGAACTAACAAAACAGCACTAAAAGAGAACCAGGCGTGAAGGTTCCTCAACGTGTTCCCATTACCAATGGAAACAGAACTAGAGTGACTAGGAATCTAGTGGGGACGGTTTGCTCTCCCCATTGGTTTTCTTGGATCGACTGGAGGAGAAAATCAGTGTTTCAATCTTCTTTGAAGCAATTTCCCATTGATTTGGTGGAATGCTCTCGGTCCGTCTCCAAACTGAACTGCCGGTCATTGAGGCAATGCCTTAGAATTGTAACCGTCATTACCACAAACTGTATTATTGCTGTTTCTTTTGTTTTTGTGATGTTGTTTTGTGAATCAATAGAATTATTACGTCACAAATATGCCTCTACTTATTTCTGCCGGACGGAGTTCTCTCATTCCATTGTGAGAGCCGAGGTTAGGTGTTTGCGCGCCTGAAACGTTCCAATGCTGTTAAATGTGTGGGGAAGAGTGTACAAGTGTAGGGTTGGAGGTATAGGGCACAAGTCTATAGGTCTGCTCTACACTCcacacaggagagaggtggtgagactCATTTTATGGCTGCTTCCTTCATGCAGAGAGAGGTGGTTTTTTATGGCAGCAGGATATTGTTTCCCGAACGAATGACTTTTATTACTAGAGGAGAGAggattgaggagagagaggggcgattatacccgtctctctctctgtgtgtgtgtgtgtgtgtgtgtgtgtgtgtgtgtgtgtgtgtgtgtgtgtgagcctgggATCATCTGTCCAGGGTTCACAGCCAAGGGAGATTCACTGCACAATGTCGTGCTGCTACTGAAGACACTGTGTCCCTTTCTGTCTaagtcagagacagacaaacagagagacagggctCTTGCGTGATTTACACACTCATCCCACATACCGTCCAGGGCCTGGCAAGATTAAAGATAAGAACATTCTTAGATCCACACATATGGGGGATATACAAACTTGATGGGATCCAGCTTGATCTTTGAGCGGTCCAGCTTGTCTTAGGCCTTCAATGGTCAATATTACTTTGTTCGTGTGAACATGAGTCCACTGATTGAAACACCCTTTAGGTAGACTAAAAGTGACTGACTGTCCCAATATCTGGATCAAGTGCGCTCCCCCTGGTATTTAGTGAGAGAATATGAGAGAGGTTGGACACTGAGAGGGACTGCTATGGGATTGGAATGATAAGGGATAACTCTGGTTTGCATTTCTTCATTCCTTTATCATTTCACcctggagctgctgctgctgttgcgaAGGGGAATTTCCTGTCACCGTTTCTCCCCATGTGTGAGACAGAGGTTGGACAGCCCTGGATCGCTTTGtcgtctctttttctccctctgtctatgtcagtctctcagtctctgtctcactcgctctctttcccactccctcttcttctcctctctcctcctctcctctctctgtctccctgtctccctctctccttctctccccctctttctgtctccctgtctccctctcttctctatgccctctctgtctccctctcttctctatgcCCTCTCTCTGCCCAATGGTGTGAAgtaaaagtactacttaagtcgttttttggggttatctgtactttatatgtactttactatttatatttttgacaacttttacttcactacattcctaaggaaaataatgtactttttacatttCCCCTGGCACTCATTATATTTTCAAAATGGTTCAATTCAAGCACTTTTCaagagagaacatccctggtcatccgtactgcctctgatctgacggactcactaacacacctgcttcatttgtaaatgatgtctaagtgttggagtgtgcccctggctacacatacatttaaaaaccaagaaaatggtgccttaatataaggaatttttaaTGATTTATACgtttacttttgatacctaagtatatttgagcaattacatttacttgtgatacttaagtatatttaaaaccaaaaacttttaggcttttactcaagtagtattttactgggtgactttcactgttacttgagtcattttctattacggTGTCTTTACttgtactcaagtatgacaattgggtactttttccaccggTGCGCTCGCCTACTCCCGCACCCCTTTCTTCCCCAGTCTCCCACCATGGCTGCAGTCTGCAGACACTGACACATGCACGGCAACACATTGACTGCCCCTATAGTAACGACAACCAGATCCAGCTGAATTAAAGGGAGAGCGAAGTGGGGAAGTTAGGAAAGATAAAAGTCCTCCAACATTGACTGCCCCTATAGTAACGACAACCAGATCCAGCTGAATTAAAGGGAGAGCGAAGCGGGGAAGTTAGGAAAGATAAAAGTCCTCCAACATTGACTGCCCCTATAGTAACGACAACCAGATCCAGCTGAATTAAAGGGAGAGCGAAGCGGGGAAGTTAGGAAAGATAAAAGTCCTCCAACATTGACTGCCCCTATAGTAACGACAACCAGATCCAGCTGAATTAAAGGGAGAGCGAAGCGGGGAAGTTAGGAAAGATAAAAGTCCTCCAACATTGACTGCCCCTATAGTAACGACAACCAGATCCAGCTGAATTAAAGGGAGAGCGAAGCGGGGAAGTTAGGAAAGATAAAAGTCCTCCAACATTGACTGCCCCTATAATAACGACAACCAGATCCAGCTGAATTAAAGGGAGAGCGAAGCGGGGAAGTTAGGAAAGATAAAAGTCCTCCAACATTGACTGCCCCTATAGTAACGACAACCAGATCCAGCTGAATTAAAGGGAGAGCGAAGCGGGGAAGTTAGGAAAGATAAAAGTCCTCCAACATTGACTGCCCCTATAGTAACGACAACCAGATCCAGCTGAATTAAAGGGAGAGCGAAGCGGGGAAGTTAGGAAAGATAAAAGTCCTCCAACATTGACTGCCCCTATAGTAACGACAACCAGATCCAGCTGAATTAAAGGGAGAGCGAAGCGGGGAAGTTAGGAAAGATAAAAGTCCTCCAACATTACTGCCCCTATAGTAACGACAACCAGATCCAGCTGAATTAAAGGGAGAGCGAAGCGGGGAAGTTAGGAAAGATAAAAGTCCTCCAACATTGACTGCCCCTATAGTAACGACAACCAGATCCAGCTGAATTAAAGGGAGAGCGAAGCGGGGAAGTTAGGAAAGATAAAAGTCCTCCAACATTGACTGCCCCTATAGTAACGACAACCAGATCCAGCTGAATTAAAGGGAGAGCGAAGCGGGGAAGTTAGGAAAGATAAAAGTCCTCCAACATTGACTGACAGGATGATTACACTGTATGTTTAACAGAAGACGATTCAATATGTTTAGCTAGATTGAAAGAAAGCCTCGATAGATGCATACATGCAAACATGAAGGCAAACTctgcaagagagggagagagcgagagagaggatttATAAAGCACATTCTGTATAAATACATGGCTCGAAACATCTGCTTCTCGACTGACTCCCCTTTCGTTTTTGATGTGGGACATGCAGTGAGAGAGTCAGGCAGAGGGAGAAAACACAAGGAGCCTGCTACCCAGAACATCAAAGCTCTCAGCTCCTCTGCCCTCAACATGCAAGCCCTCATTAGTTCTGCAAGCACAACCAACCTGACTTGTGATTGTGTTTGCTGGGGTGCACTCTGGCAAACACTTCAGAGGAATAGTAGGCTCCTTTAAATTATAACTccaacccccccccaccaccacccctagtCGGTCCCTACCCGTTGTACAGTAACCCCCCTATAACCCCCTCTGCgctcccaacacacacaaacacaggataCTGCACACTCCATCTACATCCACTCCGCCCTGTAGTCTGGTGTTGCAGCTGCttcacttttttgttgttgttgctttaacCACTGAACAAACACACCTACGATGTATAGAGACACTAGCGGACGGACTGTACAGAGAGACACACTGGTTTATCAACATGGGAAATAACTCACTCAATTAGTGTATTTTTGTCggcctttactgtatgtaatacaCTTAGCTAAGGATTAGGATGTCAAATCAATCATTTTGACAGACCTGTGACTCATCTATGATGGTTTGACTCCTGGGTCTTTGAACCCATATTTGAATCTGAGCACATACAGCCTCACACGCAGGCCTGTATAAACCATGTAACCCACGTACAGCAGTTCACGCTTCAAAAGAAGGTTTGTCTATGACAAAGTCATTTAATGCTTGCTATGGCATTGCATTTTTGTTATGTGTTGGGTCTGGTATACATGAAATACATAGAAAATGGTTTGATCCATGATGATTCAACACGATTCAACAAAAATCCAAATGAGAGTGATTTAGTGTAGCCTAAATTCTGCTTCTTCTCAGCTCATTGTCTCTGCCACACTAACTCTGCCAAGAAGTATGCTTTGGCATCGTTTTAACAGTTCCCCACTTACTTATTTATTAAGGCGTTTCTAGCTTGAATAATTCATATAGGCTATGCTTGCCCCTAGTCAAAATGTTTTACTCTCTAGtcttttataaaaataaaaaatgttttaactgtTGGCTATTTTGTTTCGAATCTctaaacacacaacaaaaacTTTGACAGGCATTAATTGCATTATTGTACAGTAACAGAGCTACGTGTAATCTATGTAGGGTATTTATCATGGGACATGCAAACAAACCACACAAAAACTGTGTCAACTCAAACCCTAACCAGAGTTGATGTTATTTAAGTTTCAACTCAGAAGGCTATATAAAGAGCAATCAATTAATTACAAACAccccataaaaaaacaacaacaaatagaTCATTTCCAATCAAAGCAGAATTGACTCCCAGGCGCCTCCAACTGAAAATGGTATCACTCAGACGTACTGGCAGTGAAGATCGGCCCATGAAGTGATGTAGAGGTGTACTTGGTGAGCTCATCATCGCGAGACTTAAGGAGCAACATGTCTTTCTTTGCGACTTCTCGCGAGAGACAAACTGCACTGCACGAATCCAGCTGGTACGTCTAAAAGAGGTAAGTGCGGGTGACATGGACATTAGAAAATGATGGATAACGTAAAACTGTAGAGATACAAGGATGCGGCATCATGCCGTTACAGGAATAAAAAGGTCTAGGTGTTTGTAGGGATTCTAGTGAATTAACGGCGTTCATACAGGCCACCTAAGCATCGCTTGTAGTCGTGACTGGAGGAGATAAGGTGAAAATCCTAATTTGCCTATGGATGGCAATAAGAGTTTCCATGGTATTTGTGATATTTACAGTGTGTCAACATATTATATTTACCAATACTATTTAATTGAACCGGCATGTCGTGGTGCCAAATGTGCTGCAAAGATACAGGGTGTTCCAatccacacacacaggcgcactgAGGTTGCCATACCATCATTGCGAGTGCTCTTGCACAACGACGGATGTACTTCATAGTAGCAAATATGGTCACTGCGATGCAGTGATTGAAAAAAACCACTTAATGAACACATTCATCCACGTATTTTTAAAGCTATTTCATCCTTTTTTTAAACTCAGATCAGAAGACAGTTGTTATAATGCACGTCACCCTGGAACGAATTGATGATCCTTGCTTTAGGGCTGTTAAAGCAGGTACAGAGGGCATATTACCGCTACCGTGGCACATACATATTTATGTAGATTACGGAACATATTTCAATGTATTAGAACTGCCATGAACTACATAAACCCATCTCAACAAAAGATTGCGGTAGGTAGTGGGCCTGCACCAGAGCAGCTCCTCTCACCAGTGTGCAGTCTTCCAGCCTACAGTCCTTCAGTCAGGTCAGCTTCCTCAGCCGGCCTGTGGAGGTGTGAAGGAGACTTTATTGGTTTGCCTCTGAAGTGGTTTGGAGCTGTTACGAGGTGTTAATGGCCTGAGTAGTGGTTGAAGTCCTACTGAGTGTCCTTCTGCATGTCTCTGTGGTTCTGACTCtgtgaatctactagcgcctgtTTAGCCGCTGTCTTGCCATTTAGGCTATGGGAAATTTGCCTATTCTTAGGGCTCAGAGTTGTTTCTGAACTTGTGATTTGACCGGGCCTCCAGACTTTTGCCTTGGTCAGGTCAGGTAGTCAGGAAAACTCTGGGCCAGAGGAATAACTCTCTGTTAATGGTATGTTACTCGGGACCAGTTGTTCTTGGTTAAGTTACAAGGTCAGGAAAACTCTGGGCCCTGACATCCAGCCTCCCCATCAGCTCTGTAGCAGTGAGTTGAGGTCCGAccagccatccatccagccagccagccagccgccAGCCGCCAGCCGGTCAACCAACAAGCTAGTCACCATGGGGAACATCTTTGGCAACCTGCTGAAGAGCCTGTTAGGGAAGAAGGAGATGAGGATCCTGATGGTGGGGCTGGACGCTGCAGGGAAGACCACCATCCTATACAAACTGAAGCTGGGAGAGATAGTCACCACCATCCCCACTATCGGTATGGAAAGTCTCACAGTCTTAACCACAAAGGACATTGGCTATAAAGAATTAGAACCAAATTAAACACCATATCATTTTGACATTTTGACTCATCCTTAATCATCACACGCCTACAACTGTTTATGAGGCATTTATAACACACATACGGCTCTTTATGAGCGGTTTATAACCCCGACGGCTGTTCCAAAGACATTTCTAACACTCGTTTCCTTTTCCCCCTGCTCAGGGTTTAACGTGGAGACGGTTGAATATAAGAACATCAGTTTCACGGTGTGGGACGTGGGTGGCCAGGACAAGATCAGGCCTCTGTGGAGACACTACTTCCAGAACACACAGGGTAAGTATAGTGGGAGCTAACAAGCTTTAGCTCAGCGGCATAACGCTCTTGTGACCTGTAAGCTGAGCAGGAATGGCTCTGGCTCTTAACTGGTCTGTGACTCTGTAATGGAGGTGGTACAATGAACCACGCTCATGTGATGAGTAaacttgcctgagacctgaaaaACGTACATATGCaaatcttaccctacgaggtccggagtactgctggttttctgttctacctgataattaattgcaaaTGCAACAGGGGTCCGTGTGCTGCCAACACCTCAGCTTCCTCCACTGACCGACTGCCCCATACCGGGCTCGAACCTGTGACCCTCTGCTTCTCAACACACGTGATCGTCCTCACTGACGACGTTCCAACCGTATGAGCTATACAAAAGGTACCACTTGGATGGCACCATTGGCGATATGTCAAACTAGCTGTGGAGTGAGCTTACAGTATGTTCTTAACTCTTACTCACACCAGGTGTCCCAGGTCTACTTCGGTCCCTGGTTGGAAGAATGAAAAACATGTCTGTGGTACTGTCTTCAACGTCCAGATTTGAAGGGCTATAGGGCCTTGCTGGGACAAAGACTGCCCCTACAGGCCTATGATACATCCGGCACCATGATGTCACCCCTGACACCTGAAGCTATTGGGCTGACTCACACACTCTAGATATAGACATTTGCATAGAACATCAAGCACGTGTCCTTCACATTGAAAGCATTTTACTCGTTTTGGGTTAGGATTGTTATGTTTTTCTATACCATGCACCAGTTGGAAGACGAGCCTGTTCATTCTGATAGAGGGGGATGCCTagagacagaaaaacacagtGTCATCAGTGGGTTCGTATAGTTTAATGACAAGCACGTCGTGCTTCCTGACGAATGAGTCCTGTTGTGGTTCCAGGTTTGATCTTTGTGGTGTGGACAGTGTTCGGGTTGAGGGTATCTATCAAGGTTTGCCATGGTTACAGGGCTGCCCTTTGTGGTAGACACAGTAACAAAGTTTGTTGTGGTTCCAGGTTTGATCTTTGTGGTGGACAGTAACGACCGTGAGCGGGTGAACGAGGCTCGGGAGGAGCTGATGAGGATGCTGGCTGAGGATGAGCTACGAGACGCCGTGCTTCTCATCTTCGCTAATAAACAGGTATGGACAATTGCGATAGCCTCACTCAATTCGTATTTTTCTCTGCTGCCTCATGTGCTTTTCATCGCGAACTCTCATACCCGGGATTTCCTTACCCCTAtaatcttttctctctctcatgtgctTTTCTCCACTCCTATCCTTCCATCTCTACCTCCCGTCCTGTGTAGGACCTGCCCAATGCCATGAACGCAGCAGAGATCACAGACAAGCTGGGGCTCCACTCCCTACGTCACCGCAACTGGTACATCCAGGCCACCTGCGCCACCAGCGGAGACGGCCTGTACGAGGGCCTCGACTGGCTGGCCAATCAGCTGAAGAACAAGAAGTGAGTGGACCAAtcagaggagagtgaagagaaaccTTAGTGTCAGCTCTTGAAACAGGAAGTGGTAGTTGGTTGTAGTTGATCCATTGAGTGAATAATCCTGACACGGCGGGAGTGATATGTGATTGGTATGTGCTGTAGGAAGGGGGCTTAAACTGTACCATTCCTTGAGGACATTTTCAACCCGATGTCAGTTATTAAAAACAGTTATCGCCTTTCAGCCATGTGCCATCAATGTCAATACATGACATGTCATACATAATTATGAACACATTGATAAGCATCCTGTTTTTGGAAACACTATTtatgtattcattcattcattaatacattatttatttatttattcatttatgtCATTTGACTTATACATCAGAATGGATACTAGCAATGTTAGTTGGTTTTGGAACACAGTATTATGCATGGCCGTATAGTAAAAGATCTCTCGGAAATGAAGTTTGGAATTGTATCTGTCTAATGTTATCTATTTAGCCAGTCTTCTGACAGTATTCTCCTTTTACACTCAAATTGCTACTGCTGGTTGGAGCAATGCAGTAATGGTCGACATTAATGAACAGTGACATAGGTTTGTGTAAAACACATCCAATATGCAAGAGCATGCTTTTTTCTATGTCAACTGTATATTACCCATTTTACTCAACAAGTACAAACATAtacctgaacaaaaatatgaccTGAAAAATATCTGAAGGAGTCATCGTGGTTGATATGTTCAATTGTAGTTATCGGGATTTGTGTATGGGCTGATAATATATCGATATAAAGACGGAATCTGCATTAGGGGATACAGCGCCCCCGCCCCGCCCCGCCCCCACCCAGCGCCCTTGTTATTGTTTTGGTTTTGTTGACTAAATGTAGGTGAGAAGAACCCAAACCGAGATGAGCAGcttggtaaaaaaatatatatatatatttgcagtaCATTTTCTTCTGTTCTACCGTGTGTGCAATGGTgtcagaggggggggagggggctgtgttggttgtttgcagtaacttctttgttgttgtaatatcccaaaTGGAACTcgaaggattccagctttaacatTACAGCTTGTGTATTACATTTCCCACATTGAGTTTAGCTTGATGCAGCAGTTGTTTGTTTTTGTGGCCTTATTATCGCTAGTGTTGAAAACCCCTTATTCTGATGATGGTTTTGTGTGTAAAGTTTAACATCAAGCGGGAccacagttgtggcaaaatgtatCAATTCATGTCTTGATTTTTTCCCTCCTTTAAC from Oncorhynchus tshawytscha isolate Ot180627B linkage group LG22, Otsh_v2.0, whole genome shotgun sequence carries:
- the arf3a gene encoding ADP-ribosylation factor 3a, producing the protein MGNIFGNLLKSLLGKKEMRILMVGLDAAGKTTILYKLKLGEIVTTIPTIGFNVETVEYKNISFTVWDVGGQDKIRPLWRHYFQNTQGLIFVVDSNDRERVNEAREELMRMLAEDELRDAVLLIFANKQDLPNAMNAAEITDKLGLHSLRHRNWYIQATCATSGDGLYEGLDWLANQLKNKK